Proteins encoded within one genomic window of Gadus macrocephalus chromosome 18, ASM3116895v1:
- the LOC132446441 gene encoding uncharacterized protein LOC132446441, which translates to MGSPPWFTRSVEAVGAEEYGLFLDGLPQRSARPLSDRYACWQERCVLPSWLDTTLRWGHPIQFKRRPLPFMGLVETTLRDPAASTALAAEVARLLVKGAITVVPPYESHLGFYSRYFLVSKKSGEKRPILDLRVFNRFVSTRKFRMLTVGALFRCVREGDWFTSLDLKDAYFHVPVRQAHRKFLRFVFMGMAYEYQCLPFGNSLAPRTFSKCVETALEPLRRQGKRILFYLDDLLILSNSEETARRDTMLVINHLSFLGFAINWEKSSTLPSRQTVYLGLCLDSATMTVMLSPPRRDAILSALSRFHVRRNVTALSTMRLLGLMAAAHPVVPLGLLFTTPAVVCSPTVGPQATQAQGAPRSPFGVARPGILERTLRPSQGCSPGQGGVLCSGLHGHLVDGLGRNVPLSLGRRRVAHAPYSTHKCGGA; encoded by the exons atgggaagccccccttggttcacacgcagtgtggaggcggtaggggcagaggaatacgggttattcctggacggtcttcctcagcggtcggctcgccctctctccgaccgctatgcgtgttggcaagagcggtgcgttctgccatcgtggttggacaccacgttgagatggggccatcccatacagttcaagcgtcgtcccctaccctttatggggttggtggagaccacgctacgggacccggctgcgagcacggctctagcagcagaggtggcacgtctcttggtaaagggggccatcactgtcgttcccccctacgagtctcacctagggttttattcccgctacttcctggtttccaagaagtcaggggaaaagagacctattctggatcttcgcgtgttcaacagattcgtttccacgaggaagttcagaatgctcactgtcggggcgttgttccggtgtgtgagagagggcgattggttcacatccctggatctcaaggatgcttacttccacgtccctgttcggcaggcgcacaggaagtttctccgctttgtctttatggggatggcgtacgagtaccagtgtctgccgttcggcaattccctggctccgcgcaccttctcgaagtgtgtggagacggcgttggaaccgctcaggcgtcagggaaagaggattctcttctacctagacgacctgcttattctgagcaactcagaagagaccgcgagaagggacaccatgttggtgataaaccatctctccttcctgggttttgccatcaactgggagaagagctcaacgctccccagccggcagacagtctacttggggctttgcctagactcagccaccatgactgtgATGCTTTcacctcctcggcgagacgccatcctgtcggcgctctcccgttttcacgttcgcagaaacgtgaccgcactgtccaccatgcgcctgttagggctgatggcagctgcccaccccgtggtccccctgggtctacTTTTTaca actccagcggtggtttgctcgccaacggttggaccccaggcgacacaagctcagggtgctcctcggtccccgttcggtgtcgccagacctggaatattggaaaggaccctccgcccttctcaggggtgttcccctgggcagggtggcgtcctatgtagtggtcttcacggacacctcgttgacgggttggggaggaacgtgcctctctcactcggtcggagacgagtggcgcacgccccctacagcacacataaatgtggtGGAGCttga